A genomic window from Thunnus maccoyii chromosome 2, fThuMac1.1, whole genome shotgun sequence includes:
- the LOC121881571 gene encoding F-box only protein 48 isoform X1 codes for MSTKKDVEEDNNKWKLFQTVEAIMQHDPARMSSVFLFCDGTPFLISADDAHPQNFAETLPAEMSVKIFSELDAESLCSASRTCKLWHHIIEESDQLWRRQCQLVRAVCQREVDSDRRDGLSWKVTLVKNYTRSCLKRDWLRGRFSNVTSAEELSGRKMVPLDAETWGEILQAELDR; via the exons ATGAGCACAAAAAAAGATGTTGAGGAGGATAATAATAAGTGGaa GCTGTTTCAAACTGTTGAAGCTATTATGCAGCATGACCCCGCGAGGATGtcgtctgtgtttttattctgtgatGGAACGCCTTTCCTGATATCCGCCGACGACGCTCACCCTCAAAACTTTGCCGAAACTCTGCCGGCGGAAATGAGCGTGAAGATCTTCAGCGAGCTGGACGCCGAGAGCCTGTGCAGCGCCTCGCGCACCTGCAAGCTGTGGCATCATATCATCGAAGAGAGCGACCAGCTGTGGAGGAGGCAGTGTCAGCTGGTCCGAGCCGTCTGTCAGAGAGAGGTGGACAGCGACAGGAGAGACGGCCTGTCCTGGAAG GTCACTTTAGTGAAGAACTACACTCGCAGCTGTTTGAAGAGAGACTGGCTGAGAGGACGATTCAGCAACGTGACATCAGCGGAGGAGCTGAGCGGCAGGAAGATGGTTCCGCTGGACGCCGAGACCTGGGGCGAGATCCTGCAGGCCGAGCTGGACAGATGA
- the LOC121881571 gene encoding F-box only protein 48 isoform X2, translated as MQHDPARMSSVFLFCDGTPFLISADDAHPQNFAETLPAEMSVKIFSELDAESLCSASRTCKLWHHIIEESDQLWRRQCQLVRAVCQREVDSDRRDGLSWKVTLVKNYTRSCLKRDWLRGRFSNVTSAEELSGRKMVPLDAETWGEILQAELDR; from the exons ATGCAGCATGACCCCGCGAGGATGtcgtctgtgtttttattctgtgatGGAACGCCTTTCCTGATATCCGCCGACGACGCTCACCCTCAAAACTTTGCCGAAACTCTGCCGGCGGAAATGAGCGTGAAGATCTTCAGCGAGCTGGACGCCGAGAGCCTGTGCAGCGCCTCGCGCACCTGCAAGCTGTGGCATCATATCATCGAAGAGAGCGACCAGCTGTGGAGGAGGCAGTGTCAGCTGGTCCGAGCCGTCTGTCAGAGAGAGGTGGACAGCGACAGGAGAGACGGCCTGTCCTGGAAG GTCACTTTAGTGAAGAACTACACTCGCAGCTGTTTGAAGAGAGACTGGCTGAGAGGACGATTCAGCAACGTGACATCAGCGGAGGAGCTGAGCGGCAGGAAGATGGTTCCGCTGGACGCCGAGACCTGGGGCGAGATCCTGCAGGCCGAGCTGGACAGATGA